The following is a genomic window from Thioclava electrotropha.
TGCGCCGTCTTCGGTTTGCTCGAAGCGCAGCCGAAGCGCCCCTTTCGGCGCGGCGGACCCGAGCCGGTCGGGCCATTCGATCAGGCAGATCGCAGAGTCGAAGGCCGCATCCAGCCCGAGCTCGAGAACCTCGTCGGGATCGGTGAGCCGATAGAGGTCGGCATGCCAGATTTCGCAATCCGCCTCGTAGGTCTGGACCAACGTGAAGGTCGGCGAGGGCACATGTTCTGCCACGCCGAGCCGCGTCTGGATCAGGGCGCGCGCGAAATGGGTCTTCCCGGCGCCGATCTGACCCTCGAGGAGCAGCACATCGCCCGGCCCGGCGAATTCGGCAAAGAGCGCGCCAAGCCGCTCCGTCGCCTCGGGATCGGGGAGATCGAGGCAGGGCATTTCGCTGGAAACGGGGGCGTGCGTCGGCGCGGGCATGGCTCGGTTCTAGCGCGCCGATCGCCCCTTTGCCAAGCGGCTAGCCTTGCTGCGCGACGGTGGTGCCCGTCTGACGTGGCGGCGGCTTGCCGGAAGCCGCGTCGGCGCGGAAACGCAGGAGAAACGCCCCGCCCGAAAGCGTCTCCAGCTGACAGGTCACATGCCGTCCGTCGAGCAGGGTGATCTCTTCGGTCAGGTTTTCGCGCGCGCCGATTTCCCGGGCGAGATTTTGCAGCCACGACCAGAAGGCGCTGGGTTCGGCGCGCGCCTGCCATTGCTTCACCGCGTCGAGCAGGGTCACCCGGCCAAGCGTCGCCTCCGGCTCGACACCCCAAAGCGCGCCATAGGCGGCATTCGCCATCGCCAATTCGCCCGAGGGGCGGAACACCGCGATCGCGTCGCCGACCCGGTCGAACACCTCCTGAGACATCTCGATTTCACCACGAAACTGCCTGGTTAGAGACGTTTCGGACGAAATGTCCTCGAACAGGAACGCCACCGCACCGTCGGGATGCGGGCGTCCAGTGACGCGATAGGTCTGCCCGCCCGGCAGGTTCCAGGTTTCGGCGTGAAACCCCGAGGCAGCAGCCTGCTCCAGCTCGGTCATTTCCTGCCGCCAGCTTCGGTAATCCTTCGGCTCGGGCATCATCTTGGTTTCGCGCAGCCGGTCGAGAAAGGCGTAGAGCGTCGGGCGCGTGGCGAGGAATTCCGGCCCGAGCTGCAGAAGATCGCTCAGCGCGGGATTGAACAGCCGCAGCTGCCGGTCCCGGTCGAAAATCGCGAGCCCGATCGGCAGGTCGGCGAAGGTCTTGGTCAGCGTCTGGACGAAATCGCGCAACGCCTTCTCGGCCCGCACGGCAGCGTCGGCGGGGAGGGCGAAATGCAGCGTGCCGCGTTCGAGAACGACGGAGTGACAGTCGAACCATGTCGCGGCATCGGTGTCGCTCCGCGCGGCGGGGCCAATCTCCAGACGATGCGGCCCGCTCCCGTCGAATGCGTCGGGCGGTAGCGTGAACAGGTTCGGCAGCGGCCATCCAAACCCCTCTTCGCCCACATCGAAAGCCCCTGCACGCACGAGATAGGCTCTGTTTGCCCAGCTCAGCTCACCCCCCTTCTCGGTCCTCCAGATCAGAACCGGCGAGCGGTCGAGCGTCGTGCGCATCATCTCCAATTCGTCTTCCATCGCGCGGAAAGAGAGACTGTCGACGCGCTGGCCCTGCCCCTCCCCTTCAGGATCGACGAGGGTGATCCGCGCCAGACCGTTGAAATTCTCGACGGTGAGGCGGAGCCGGGGCTTGTCGGTGGCACTCGCAACCTCGGTCATCTCAAGCCGCCCGAGATCGGCGAGCTGGCCGATGCGGGATTGAAATTCGGGAAAGCGCGGCGCGGCGAAAGCGGTGAACCGTGTCCAATCGCTCGCCCCGATAGGCATCGACTCAAGCAAGCGCCGCGCAGGCGGCGTTGCATCCACAAGCGCCTCGTCGTCGAACAGGAAGGCCACCTCCTCGACGTCCTCTCGCGCAGCGGGGGTCAGTCTGCGTCCTGGCGCGCGGCCCACGGCGAGCCATGTCAGCAGCAACGCGACCAAGGCCGCGCCTACCGAGGTAAGCGCGATCATCGTCGCCTCAAGCCATGCAGTCGTCATGTCTTTCGGCCTCTCAAACCTGTCCCCAGGCCGAGGGTGCGAAAGATTCGTTAACTCAGCGTTAACTTCGCTCTGGGAGCGGCAAGAGAGGGACGGCGGTCAGACCGCGATCGGCTGGTTCAGCCCAAGACCTGCGTCGTCCCGCGCCACGAGACGCGCGGCGGGCCAGACGACTTCCACAACCGCACCGGAGCGCGCGGGCGTTACAGCGCCGGGCGCGAAAGGCGCGTCACCATTCGAGAAGGTGAGCCGCCCGCCCGTGCGCTCGATCAGGGTCTTCGCGATGAAAACGCCAAGCCCCATCCCCTCATAGCCTTTGCGCTCCGCCGCATTCGCACGCGGCTGCAGGAAGGGATCGCCGATCCGGTTGAGCACGCTCGTCGGATAGCCTTTGCCGTCGTCGCTGATCCGCACGGTGATCTCTTCGTCGTCCCATTCCGCTTCGACCCAGACCGTGGAGTGCGCGAAATCGACGGCGTTCTGGATGAAATTGCGCAGCGCGTGGATCAATTCGGGATAGCGGTAGATCGTCGGCTGACGCTCCAGCCCCTCGACGATGGGATGGGCATCGAAGTGAATTTCGATCCCGCGCTCCAGATGCGGGTCCGCCGCTTCGCGCAGAACGGCGACGATGGGCGCGGTCCGCATATGCAGGTCGTCTTTCCCGACCCGGCCCATCGAATGGAGAATGTCGCGGCACCGATTGGCCTGCTCGCGGATCAAGAGCGCATCGTCGCGCAGATCGGGGCTGTCTTCGAGTTCGTCGGCCAGCTCAGAGCTCACCAGCTTGATCGTCGCCAGAGGCGTGCCCAGCTCATGCGCCGCCGCCGCGACGACGCCGCCCAGATCGGTCAGCTTCTGCTCGCGCGTCAGGGCGAGCTGCGTCGCGCGCAACGCGTCGCCCATGGAGCGCACTTCGCTCGCGACCTTATGTGCATAGGCGCCAAGGAAGGCCACGCCGATAATGATCGACAGCCAGTAGCCGAATTCGAACACGTCGGGCACGGCGATCACCTCGCCGGTCTTGCTAACCAGCGGCAGATAGACCACCGCGACGATCGAGATCATCACCATCGTCGCAAGGCCCAGCAGGATCGTCGCCGACCGCTCCAGCGCGGTGGCCGCTATCGTGACCGGCACGAGAATGAGCAGCGCGAAGGGATTGTTCATCCCACCCGTGATCGACAGCAACAGCGCAAGCTGCGCCATGTCGAACATCAGCGTCGCCGCCGCCTCGGGCTGGGTCAGGCGCTTGGTGTCGGGAAACAGGAAAATCGCCACGAGATTGGCCGCAATCGCCGCCGCGACCGTGGCAAGGCACAGCGCCAGATCCAGCGCGATATCATAGACGAAATAGGCGACGAAGATCGCGCCGAGCTGACCGACAATCGCGGTCCAGCGCAGGAAGATCAGCGTCCGGAGGCGCACCCAGTCGTGGTGAATCTCGGCCGGGCCGGGTTGGGCCTCGAGGCGTTGAGCCATGTCGTCTCCCGCGTCCAAAGCGCACATCGCCGGAATTGGCGGCATGAAAGCATTGATAATCGGCGCCCGCCGCGCGATCAATGCAGCCGTGAGAGGAGTGACAATATGAACCGTATTGCGAAAATTTCCGCCGCCGCCGCGACCGCGATCGTGGTCATCGGCCTGGGCGTCACCTGGTTCGCCGCGACCCGCAGCAATGACGACGATATTTTCGCGCAGTGCCGGCAAAGCGTCGTTGCAGGCGGCGCGGGCGAAATCGGTGGTCCATTCACTCTGACCGATGAGAACGGCAAGGCAGTGACGAATACGGATGTCATCACCGAGCCGAGCATTCTCTATTTCGGCTATACCTATTGCCCTGATGTCTGCCCGCTCGACAGTGCGCGCAATGCCGAAGCCGTAAGCCTTCTCGAAAAGCGCGGCTATTCGGTGACGCCGGTCTTCATTTCGGTCGATTCCGCACGCGACACCCCCGAGCTGCTGAAGGAATTCACCGATCTCATGCATCCGAAAATGATCGGGCTGACCGGCACGCCGGAGCAGATCAAGAAGGTCTCGCAGGAATACCGCACCTATTTCAAAGTGCAGGATCCGGGCGACCCCTACACCCTGATCGATCACTCGACCCAAAGCTATCTGGTCTTCCCGGACACAGGCTTCGCGGAATACTACAACCGCGACACCACGCCCGAGCAGATGGCCGACAGCGTCTCCTGTTTCGTCGATGCGTGGAAAAAGGCCAATCCCGACGGCGCAGCCGGAAATTGACCGAGCAGGCGCAACAGCTTAAAACAAATCCAAGCGTCAAACTCGGCGAGAGGGAG
Proteins encoded in this region:
- a CDS encoding PAS-domain containing protein, which codes for MTTAWLEATMIALTSVGAALVALLLTWLAVGRAPGRRLTPAAREDVEEVAFLFDDEALVDATPPARRLLESMPIGASDWTRFTAFAAPRFPEFQSRIGQLADLGRLEMTEVASATDKPRLRLTVENFNGLARITLVDPEGEGQGQRVDSLSFRAMEDELEMMRTTLDRSPVLIWRTEKGGELSWANRAYLVRAGAFDVGEEGFGWPLPNLFTLPPDAFDGSGPHRLEIGPAARSDTDAATWFDCHSVVLERGTLHFALPADAAVRAEKALRDFVQTLTKTFADLPIGLAIFDRDRQLRLFNPALSDLLQLGPEFLATRPTLYAFLDRLRETKMMPEPKDYRSWRQEMTELEQAAASGFHAETWNLPGGQTYRVTGRPHPDGAVAFLFEDISSETSLTRQFRGEIEMSQEVFDRVGDAIAVFRPSGELAMANAAYGALWGVEPEATLGRVTLLDAVKQWQARAEPSAFWSWLQNLAREIGARENLTEEITLLDGRHVTCQLETLSGGAFLLRFRADAASGKPPPRQTGTTVAQQG
- the tsaE gene encoding tRNA (adenosine(37)-N6)-threonylcarbamoyltransferase complex ATPase subunit type 1 TsaE, with product MPAPTHAPVSSEMPCLDLPDPEATERLGALFAEFAGPGDVLLLEGQIGAGKTHFARALIQTRLGVAEHVPSPTFTLVQTYEADCEIWHADLYRLTDPDEVLELGLDAAFDSAICLIEWPDRLGSAAPKGALRLRFEQTEDGASRRVCFETNTPLSRQVLEAWNG
- a CDS encoding SCO family protein; the encoded protein is MNRIAKISAAAATAIVVIGLGVTWFAATRSNDDDIFAQCRQSVVAGGAGEIGGPFTLTDENGKAVTNTDVITEPSILYFGYTYCPDVCPLDSARNAEAVSLLEKRGYSVTPVFISVDSARDTPELLKEFTDLMHPKMIGLTGTPEQIKKVSQEYRTYFKVQDPGDPYTLIDHSTQSYLVFPDTGFAEYYNRDTTPEQMADSVSCFVDAWKKANPDGAAGN
- the regB gene encoding sensor histidine kinase RegB is translated as MAQRLEAQPGPAEIHHDWVRLRTLIFLRWTAIVGQLGAIFVAYFVYDIALDLALCLATVAAAIAANLVAIFLFPDTKRLTQPEAAATLMFDMAQLALLLSITGGMNNPFALLILVPVTIAATALERSATILLGLATMVMISIVAVVYLPLVSKTGEVIAVPDVFEFGYWLSIIIGVAFLGAYAHKVASEVRSMGDALRATQLALTREQKLTDLGGVVAAAAHELGTPLATIKLVSSELADELEDSPDLRDDALLIREQANRCRDILHSMGRVGKDDLHMRTAPIVAVLREAADPHLERGIEIHFDAHPIVEGLERQPTIYRYPELIHALRNFIQNAVDFAHSTVWVEAEWDDEEITVRISDDGKGYPTSVLNRIGDPFLQPRANAAERKGYEGMGLGVFIAKTLIERTGGRLTFSNGDAPFAPGAVTPARSGAVVEVVWPAARLVARDDAGLGLNQPIAV